The following are encoded together in the Verrucomicrobiota bacterium genome:
- a CDS encoding SAM-dependent methyltransferase: MQALTEMLSQEIRDNGGAIPFERFMELAVYAPGLGYYETAARTPGRRGDFYTSVSVGCLFGELLAYQFSRWLDSLGERGKPATSCQIVEAGSHDGRLAEDILNWLHVFRPDLAQRLTYVILEPSAVRQSWQRERLARFAAHEPPHPILLPQGGEGARRAVEGDSAIRNPQSAISQVRLLNSTATKVGESCGQAAQGATVQWHSTWQTVSAVNGIIFSNELLDAFPLRRLGWDRANQRWFEWGVTWAKDRFGWVRLPCSADGSAEEPMHFFNLGQPWSRLGALPEELLGTLPDGYTIEISPRAVAWWQKAAHMFEQGWLLAFDYGYLAGELFRPERTQGTLRAYAHHAQSADVLANPGEQDLTAHVNFSALQHAGREAGTNDGNLVSQSQFFMQTLAAITRNPAGFAPWNAARTRQFQTLTHPDFLGQSFKVLCQEKSEATIEEC, from the coding sequence ATGCAGGCGCTAACGGAAATGTTGAGCCAGGAAATCCGCGATAATGGCGGGGCGATTCCCTTTGAACGCTTCATGGAGCTGGCGGTGTACGCGCCCGGCCTTGGCTATTATGAAACCGCCGCACGCACGCCGGGACGGCGCGGGGATTTTTATACCAGCGTCAGCGTGGGCTGCCTGTTTGGCGAACTGCTGGCCTATCAGTTCAGCCGTTGGCTGGATTCCCTGGGCGAGCGCGGCAAACCGGCGACGTCTTGCCAGATTGTCGAGGCCGGCAGTCATGATGGACGCTTGGCCGAGGATATTCTGAACTGGCTGCATGTCTTCCGCCCGGATTTGGCGCAACGTCTCACCTACGTGATTCTGGAACCGTCCGCCGTGCGCCAATCGTGGCAACGAGAACGGCTGGCCCGCTTTGCTGCCCATGAACCCCCTCATCCCATCCTTCTCCCCCAAGGGGGAGAAGGTGCCCGCAGGGCGGTTGAGGGCGATTCCGCAATCCGCAATCCGCAATCCGCAATTTCCCAGGTCCGTCTCCTTAACTCGACGGCTACGAAAGTTGGTGAATCATGCGGACAAGCCGCGCAGGGCGCAACCGTGCAATGGCATTCCACCTGGCAAACGGTGTCCGCCGTGAACGGAATCATCTTTTCCAACGAACTGCTCGATGCCTTTCCATTGCGACGGCTGGGCTGGGACCGGGCCAATCAGCGCTGGTTTGAATGGGGCGTGACTTGGGCGAAGGATCGGTTTGGCTGGGTTAGACTCCCCTGCTCTGCTGACGGCTCAGCGGAAGAGCCCATGCACTTCTTTAACTTGGGCCAGCCATGGAGTCGGCTGGGGGCGCTGCCCGAGGAACTGCTCGGCACGTTGCCGGATGGTTATACCATTGAGATTTCCCCGCGTGCCGTCGCCTGGTGGCAAAAAGCGGCCCACATGTTTGAACAGGGGTGGTTGTTGGCGTTCGATTACGGGTATCTGGCCGGCGAACTATTTCGCCCGGAACGCACCCAAGGCACGTTGCGCGCCTACGCACACCATGCGCAGTCAGCCGATGTGCTCGCGAACCCCGGCGAGCAGGACCTGACCGCCCATGTCAATTTCTCCGCCTTGCAACATGCCGGACGGGAGGCAGGCACGAACGACGGCAATTTGGTATCGCAATCGCAATTTTTCATGCAAACCCTGGCGGCTATCACCAGGAATCCGGCGGGCTTTGCGCCCTGGAACGCGGCACGCACCCGGCAATTCCAGACACTCACGCACCCGGATTTCCTGGGGCAATCCTTTAAAGTCCTGTGCCAGGAAAAGTCCGAGGCAACCATCGAGGAGTGCTGA
- a CDS encoding M14-type cytosolic carboxypeptidase encodes MAALCCLEGHLAVAPANVITNPPGFIYLDTAIENGSPLSWNIRQDGAILISLVYDHEYNTPNRANGHWNFRLMGKPGAELTLVFTNFDNIYNGRLGSPITEKTHCFASRDGQAWQALPMHKDTNHNTLELRLKLEGDSLYLARLEPYRISDLDKLKARIQTHADVGIQIIGKTVEGRELEILRVGREDAPYRVFCRARAHPWEPGGNWVLHGMVEAMLRDLDAGGDYARRFCIYLLPMANKDGVAHGRTRFNLHGRDINRNWNEPADATLCPENAALEQWLQGMIAKGKKPHLAIDWHNDNNGAMMVYRPANDSVACLARLKRVEDLMRAHTWFDRRCSISTNKVGTINEGWPDRFGVDTFVQELNADWIAKLDKPPLGKDWEKLGADMLKVFCEYFGTPTR; translated from the coding sequence TTGGCTGCTCTGTGTTGTCTGGAAGGCCATCTTGCGGTCGCTCCGGCGAACGTCATCACCAACCCGCCGGGATTTATCTATCTGGATACCGCCATTGAAAATGGATCGCCGTTGTCTTGGAACATTCGGCAAGACGGGGCGATCCTGATCAGTCTGGTCTATGATCACGAATATAACACTCCGAACCGGGCGAATGGGCACTGGAACTTTCGGCTGATGGGGAAACCGGGGGCGGAACTGACGCTGGTGTTCACCAATTTCGATAACATTTATAACGGCCGTTTGGGTTCCCCCATCACCGAGAAAACGCATTGCTTTGCTTCGCGCGATGGGCAGGCGTGGCAGGCCTTGCCGATGCACAAGGACACCAATCATAACACCCTGGAATTGCGTTTGAAACTGGAAGGGGACAGCCTGTATCTGGCCCGGCTGGAACCGTACCGGATCAGCGACCTGGACAAGTTAAAAGCGCGGATACAAACCCATGCCGATGTCGGCATTCAGATCATCGGCAAGACGGTGGAAGGGCGGGAACTGGAAATCCTTCGCGTGGGTCGCGAGGACGCGCCCTACCGGGTCTTTTGCCGGGCGCGGGCGCATCCGTGGGAGCCGGGCGGCAACTGGGTGTTGCACGGCATGGTTGAGGCGATGTTGCGCGATCTGGATGCCGGGGGCGACTATGCGCGGCGGTTCTGCATTTACCTGCTGCCCATGGCCAACAAGGACGGCGTCGCGCATGGGCGCACGCGGTTCAACCTGCATGGGCGCGATATTAACCGGAATTGGAACGAGCCGGCGGATGCCACTCTCTGTCCGGAAAACGCCGCTCTGGAACAATGGTTGCAGGGGATGATTGCCAAAGGCAAAAAGCCCCACCTCGCCATTGACTGGCACAATGATAACAATGGCGCGATGATGGTTTATCGGCCCGCCAATGATTCCGTTGCCTGCCTGGCGCGCTTGAAGCGGGTGGAGGACCTCATGCGCGCTCACACCTGGTTTGATCGGCGCTGCTCGATTTCCACCAACAAGGTGGGCACGATTAACGAGGGCTGGCCGGATCGGTTTGGCGTGGATACGTTTGTGCAGGAGTTGAACGCCGACTGGATTGCCAAGCTCGACAAGCCGCCCTTGGGCAAGGACTGGGAGAAGTTGGGCGCGGATATGCTGAAAGTCTTCTGCGAGTATTTTGGCACGCCCACCCGGTGA
- a CDS encoding GTP-binding protein, whose product MSGDKLIPVTVLTGFLGAGKTTLLNQLLTQPHGYRCAIIINEFGSVSIDNQLVVGADEEITELNNGCLCCRLRGDLVRCLHDLLQRQKRFDYVLIETTGLADPSPIAHTFMASELVKRFRLDAIVTVVDARHIEKTLETAPEATAQIAFADVLLLNKTDLVTAPDLARLEARLRRMNALAKIHRTQRAQIEVANIFNVQARELAAPMPVAPEEPDDALEFIHEAPDPARDAAPPHHHHDERVRSFVIQEDRPLDLRKTEKWLTDLLSSRGEDLYRCKGILYVYGMSQRIVFQGVQMMFEAEPDRVWHPKEKKTTQLVFIGKDLNESVIREDFAKCLAN is encoded by the coding sequence ATGAGCGGGGATAAGTTAATTCCAGTGACCGTGTTGACCGGCTTCTTGGGAGCCGGCAAAACCACTTTATTGAACCAGTTGCTCACGCAACCGCATGGCTACCGGTGCGCCATCATCATCAATGAGTTTGGGTCCGTCAGCATTGACAATCAATTGGTGGTGGGTGCCGACGAGGAAATCACGGAACTCAACAATGGCTGCCTGTGCTGCCGGTTGCGCGGGGATTTGGTCCGCTGTCTGCACGACCTGCTGCAACGGCAAAAGCGGTTTGATTATGTGCTGATTGAGACCACCGGTCTCGCCGATCCAAGCCCCATCGCGCACACGTTCATGGCGTCCGAACTCGTCAAGCGCTTCCGCCTGGATGCCATCGTTACGGTTGTGGATGCCCGACACATCGAAAAGACCCTGGAAACCGCGCCGGAGGCCACTGCGCAAATTGCCTTTGCGGATGTCTTATTACTGAATAAGACCGACCTCGTCACCGCGCCGGACCTGGCACGGCTGGAGGCCCGCCTGCGCCGCATGAACGCGCTCGCCAAAATCCACCGCACGCAACGAGCCCAGATCGAAGTCGCCAATATTTTCAACGTCCAGGCGCGCGAACTGGCCGCCCCCATGCCGGTGGCCCCGGAGGAACCTGACGACGCGCTCGAATTCATCCATGAAGCGCCGGACCCGGCGCGCGATGCCGCGCCACCGCATCACCATCACGACGAGCGGGTGCGCTCGTTCGTCATCCAGGAAGACCGCCCGCTGGACTTGCGCAAGACCGAAAAATGGCTGACCGACCTGCTCTCCAGCCGGGGCGAGGACCTGTACCGCTGCAAGGGCATCCTTTACGTCTATGGCATGTCCCAACGCATTGTTTTTCAGGGGGTACAGATGATGTTTGAGGCGGAACCGGACCGCGTCTGGCATCCCAAAGAGAAGAAGACCACGCAACTCGTGTTCATTGGGAAAGACTTGAACGAATCGGTTATTCGCGAAGACTTTGCCAAATGCCTGGCCAACTGA